In Microtus ochrogaster isolate Prairie Vole_2 unplaced genomic scaffold, MicOch1.0 UNK19, whole genome shotgun sequence, the following are encoded in one genomic region:
- the Cthrc1 gene encoding collagen triple helix repeat-containing protein 1 isoform X2 — MHPQERTASPQLLLGLFLVLLLQLPSESSASENLKYNGMCLQGPAGVPGRDGNPGANGIPGTPGIPGRDGFKGEKGECLRESFEESWTPNYKQCSWSSLNYGIDLGKIVECTFTKMRSNSALRVLFSGSLRLKCRNACCQRWYFTFNGAECSGPLPIEAIIYLDQGSPELNSTINIHRTSSVEGLCEGIGAGLVDVAIWVGTCSDYPKGDASTGWNSVSRIIIEELPK, encoded by the exons ATGCACCCCCAAGAGCGCACCGCCTCCCCGCAGCTGCTGCTCGGCCTCttcctggtgctgctgctgcagttGCCCTCCGAGTCCAGCGCCTCCGAGAACCTCAAG TACAATGGAATGTGCTTACAGGGACCAGCCGGAGTTCCTGGTCGCGACGGGAACCCTGGGGCCAATGGCATCCCTGGGACACCCGGAATTCCAGGTCGGGATGGAttcaaaggagaaaagggggagtgCCTACGGGAAAGTTTTGAGGAATCCTGGACCCCAAACTACAAGCAGTGTTCGTGGAGTTCTCTGAATTACGGCATCGATCTTGGGAAAATTGTG GAGTGCACGTTCACGAAGATGCGCTCCAACAGCGCTCTGCGAGTCCTGTTCAGCGGCTCACTTCGGCTAAAGTGCAGAAACGCGTGCTGCCAGCGCTGGTATTTCACATTTAATGGAGCCGAGTGTTCAGGACCTCTTCCCATTGAAGCCATCATCTATCTGGATCAAGGAAGCCCTGAATTAAATTCCACAATCAATATCCACCGTACTTCTTCAG TGGAAGGACTGTGTGAAGGTATCGGTGCTGGGCTGGTGGACGTGGCCATCTGGGTCGGCACCTGCTCTGACTACCCTAAAGGAGATGCTTCTACTGGATGGAACTCGGTGTCTCGCATCATTATCGAAGAGCTGCCAAAATAA
- the Cthrc1 gene encoding collagen triple helix repeat-containing protein 1 isoform X1, with product MHPQERTASPQLLLGLFLVLLLQLPSESSASENLKVKQKAQIRQREVVDLYNGMCLQGPAGVPGRDGNPGANGIPGTPGIPGRDGFKGEKGECLRESFEESWTPNYKQCSWSSLNYGIDLGKIVECTFTKMRSNSALRVLFSGSLRLKCRNACCQRWYFTFNGAECSGPLPIEAIIYLDQGSPELNSTINIHRTSSVEGLCEGIGAGLVDVAIWVGTCSDYPKGDASTGWNSVSRIIIEELPK from the exons ATGCACCCCCAAGAGCGCACCGCCTCCCCGCAGCTGCTGCTCGGCCTCttcctggtgctgctgctgcagttGCCCTCCGAGTCCAGCGCCTCCGAGAACCTCAAGGTGAAGCAAAAAGCGCAGATCCGACAGAGGGAGGTGGTAGACCTG TACAATGGAATGTGCTTACAGGGACCAGCCGGAGTTCCTGGTCGCGACGGGAACCCTGGGGCCAATGGCATCCCTGGGACACCCGGAATTCCAGGTCGGGATGGAttcaaaggagaaaagggggagtgCCTACGGGAAAGTTTTGAGGAATCCTGGACCCCAAACTACAAGCAGTGTTCGTGGAGTTCTCTGAATTACGGCATCGATCTTGGGAAAATTGTG GAGTGCACGTTCACGAAGATGCGCTCCAACAGCGCTCTGCGAGTCCTGTTCAGCGGCTCACTTCGGCTAAAGTGCAGAAACGCGTGCTGCCAGCGCTGGTATTTCACATTTAATGGAGCCGAGTGTTCAGGACCTCTTCCCATTGAAGCCATCATCTATCTGGATCAAGGAAGCCCTGAATTAAATTCCACAATCAATATCCACCGTACTTCTTCAG TGGAAGGACTGTGTGAAGGTATCGGTGCTGGGCTGGTGGACGTGGCCATCTGGGTCGGCACCTGCTCTGACTACCCTAAAGGAGATGCTTCTACTGGATGGAACTCGGTGTCTCGCATCATTATCGAAGAGCTGCCAAAATAA